The sequence below is a genomic window from Methanobrevibacter sp..
ATGAAAGAAAGAATATTTGATGAGATTTCCATACCTATTGAAGTTTCAGAAGATCCAATGACTGTTGTAGCAAAAGGCACAGCAATTGTTGCTGCAGAACCTCTTGCATTAGAACCTGAAGTTCGTCTCAGAGCTATGAAATAAATATTTTTATTTATTTCTTTTTATTACTTTTTTTTTTACTGATTTTTATGGATATTTTAGGAATTGATGAGGCAGGCAGAGGCTCTGTTTTAGGGCCTATGGTTATTGCAGGAGTTATTGTTCCTGAAAAAATGGATAAAGTTCTTGAAAGAATGGGTGTTAAAGATTCAAAAAGAATCACTCCTAATCGTCGCACAATCTTGTCTAGAAAATTAAAAAAGATGTTTGAATATGAGATTGTTATTATTTCCGCTCGTGAAATTGATGAATTAAGGGCAAAAGGTGTTAATCTTAATGAAATAGAAAAAAATGCTATGGAAAGTATTATTTTAAAATTAAAACCCGAAAAATCCATTGTTGATGCAGTTGATGTTAAAGCAGAACGTTTTCAGGAAAACTTATGTAAAGATACTGGTTGTAATGTAGTTGCAGAACATAAAGCGGATGATAAGTATATTGAAGTTGGCGCAGCGTCTATCATTGCTAAAGTTGAAAGAGACAATTATATTAATGAAATCAATAAAGAATATATCAAATCTGGTGGTATTGGCTCAGGTTATCCTTCAGACCCTGCAACAAAAAAATTTTTAACTAATTTTACCTATGATGAAATGCCGGATTTTGTTAGAAAATCATGGGCTACTGTTGCAAAAATGAAGTAATTAAGTTCTTTTTTAAATAATATTTAAGTATATGTATTTATAAATTATTCTTATAAATAATTTTCAATTTAATATTTTTAGAGGATGAAAATGATTATTGAGTATATTATGCCAATTTTTGATGGAGTAATGGATATTTTCACCCAAGGGGGAATTATTACCTATATAATTCTTTTTGTTGGAATTTATGGTATTATTATTGCATTGAGAAAGATTGCATATCTTAGAAAAATTAGTGAAGTGGATACAACAGAAATTTTAGGTGTTGTAACCGCATCTATGGAAAGGGGTGGGGCTGTAGAAGCTTTAAAACAAATAAACAGTTTTAAAAATCCTATTTCC
It includes:
- the rnhB gene encoding ribonuclease HII, which encodes MDILGIDEAGRGSVLGPMVIAGVIVPEKMDKVLERMGVKDSKRITPNRRTILSRKLKKMFEYEIVIISAREIDELRAKGVNLNEIEKNAMESIILKLKPEKSIVDAVDVKAERFQENLCKDTGCNVVAEHKADDKYIEVGAASIIAKVERDNYINEINKEYIKSGGIGSGYPSDPATKKFLTNFTYDEMPDFVRKSWATVAKMK